One segment of Aulosira sp. FACHB-615 DNA contains the following:
- a CDS encoding patatin-like phospholipase family protein, with protein MAYRYKILSIDGGGIRGIIPGIILAEIEKRAGKPICQLFNLIAGTSTGGILSAGLTKPHPHHPNQPHFKAEDLNNIYRKEGKRIFAESTLAKTFKLDDIVKAKYSSKGRDEVLTEYLQDTALKKALTDLFITSYDIELRMPIFFVNNVKNQKLGENFRKICDGYTMKQAGMATSAAPTYFKPYKIDTVGEKSGYYALVDGGVFANNPTSLAIMEALISSARPDPQNPDKKPLTINDILVVSLGTGSLLRQYNYNQAVNWGLVQWVQPLLSITLDGSSESVACQLEQMLPQADGYPKQYYRFQGQLTEANDDMDDTSPENIARLITLAQQIIKQRDSELDELCQQLKSGINLQEQPEKSLVVGR; from the coding sequence ATGGCTTATCGCTACAAAATATTGTCGATTGATGGCGGTGGTATTCGCGGTATCATCCCAGGAATTATTTTGGCGGAAATTGAAAAACGTGCAGGTAAACCAATTTGTCAGCTATTTAATTTAATTGCTGGAACCTCAACCGGGGGGATTTTATCTGCTGGTTTAACCAAGCCTCATCCCCATCATCCCAATCAACCACATTTTAAGGCGGAAGATTTAAATAATATCTATCGCAAAGAAGGAAAGCGGATTTTTGCTGAATCTACACTAGCAAAAACTTTCAAACTTGATGATATTGTCAAGGCCAAATATTCTTCCAAAGGCAGAGACGAAGTTTTAACAGAATATTTGCAAGATACTGCCCTCAAGAAAGCACTAACTGACTTGTTTATTACTAGCTATGATATTGAATTACGGATGCCGATTTTCTTTGTCAATAATGTCAAAAACCAAAAATTAGGCGAAAACTTCCGCAAAATTTGTGATGGTTACACTATGAAGCAAGCAGGAATGGCTACTTCTGCTGCACCAACTTATTTCAAACCTTATAAAATTGATACTGTCGGCGAGAAAAGCGGTTACTATGCTTTAGTGGATGGTGGTGTATTTGCCAATAATCCTACATCTTTGGCAATTATGGAAGCTTTAATTTCATCTGCTAGACCTGATCCCCAAAACCCTGACAAAAAACCCCTGACTATCAATGATATTCTCGTAGTTTCATTAGGTACAGGCTCTCTGCTTCGTCAATATAATTACAATCAAGCTGTAAATTGGGGTTTGGTTCAGTGGGTACAACCGTTGCTGAGTATTACTTTGGATGGTAGTAGTGAGTCGGTAGCTTGTCAATTAGAGCAGATGTTACCACAAGCTGACGGTTATCCTAAACAATACTATCGTTTCCAAGGACAGTTAACTGAAGCTAATGACGATATGGATGATACTAGTCCAGAAAATATTGCTCGATTAATAACATTAGCACAACAGATTATTAAGCAACGAGATTCAGAATTAGATGAACTTTGTCAGCAGCTAAAATCAGGCATTAATCTACAAGAACAGCCAGAAAAATCTCTGGTTGTCGGGAGATAG
- a CDS encoding dihydrolipoamide acetyltransferase family protein: MSIHEIFMPALSSTMTEGKIVSWVKSPGDKVEKGETVVVVESDKADMDVETFYEGYLAHIIVDAGGTAAVGSAIAYVAETEAEIEAAKSLANSGSTAATTPAPEKVPATAAVGAPTAAAQNGNGSNHKEGRLVASPRARKLAKELKVDLTSLKGSGPYGRIVAEDVEAVVGKAKPAAPVTPAPTVAPVQPAAPAPAAPAPVPAAASSAVSGQVVPFTTLQNAVVRGMVASLAVPVFRVGYTITTDGLDKLYKQIKSKGVTMTALLAKAVAVTLQKHPLINASYSEQGIVYHSDINISVAVAMDDGGLITPVLRNADMVDIYSLSRNWKSLVDRARAKQLQPDEYNSGTFTLSNLGMFGVDTFDAILPPGQGSILAIGAARSQLVATPDGLFGVRQQMQVNITCDHRIIYGAHAAAFLQDLAKLIETNAQSLTL; the protein is encoded by the coding sequence ATGAGCATTCACGAAATATTCATGCCGGCGCTTAGTTCCACCATGACCGAAGGTAAAATTGTTTCTTGGGTAAAATCGCCAGGGGATAAAGTGGAAAAGGGCGAGACAGTGGTGGTTGTCGAGTCAGATAAGGCAGACATGGATGTAGAAACCTTTTATGAAGGTTATCTAGCTCACATCATTGTAGATGCTGGTGGCACTGCGGCTGTAGGTAGTGCGATCGCTTATGTAGCTGAAACTGAAGCAGAAATTGAAGCTGCAAAATCTCTCGCTAATTCCGGTAGCACTGCGGCGACAACTCCTGCGCCTGAAAAAGTACCAGCAACAGCAGCTGTCGGCGCACCCACCGCCGCCGCCCAAAACGGTAACGGCTCGAACCACAAAGAAGGTAGACTCGTCGCTTCCCCCCGCGCTCGCAAGTTAGCAAAAGAATTAAAAGTTGATTTAACTAGCCTCAAAGGTAGTGGCCCCTATGGTCGCATTGTGGCTGAAGATGTGGAAGCTGTAGTAGGTAAGGCTAAACCAGCAGCCCCCGTAACCCCTGCACCAACTGTTGCACCAGTTCAACCAGCAGCACCAGCCCCAGCAGCACCCGCACCAGTTCCCGCCGCCGCCAGCAGTGCAGTTTCTGGTCAAGTTGTACCTTTCACGACTCTGCAAAATGCTGTAGTGCGGGGTATGGTTGCGAGTTTAGCTGTACCTGTTTTCCGTGTCGGCTACACCATTACCACCGATGGTTTAGATAAGCTTTACAAACAAATTAAATCAAAAGGCGTGACCATGACTGCACTACTGGCGAAAGCTGTTGCAGTTACATTACAAAAACATCCCTTAATCAACGCCAGCTATTCTGAGCAAGGAATCGTCTACCATTCTGATATTAATATTTCTGTCGCTGTGGCAATGGATGACGGAGGATTGATCACACCTGTATTGCGGAATGCAGATATGGTAGATATTTATTCTCTCTCACGCAATTGGAAATCTTTAGTAGACCGCGCTCGCGCCAAACAATTACAACCAGATGAATACAACAGTGGTACGTTTACCCTGTCTAACTTGGGGATGTTTGGTGTCGATACTTTTGATGCAATTTTACCACCAGGACAAGGTTCAATTCTGGCGATCGGTGCGGCTCGTTCCCAACTAGTTGCTACTCCCGATGGTTTATTTGGAGTGCGTCAACAAATGCAGGTTAATATCACATGTGATCACCGCATTATTTATGGCGCTCACGCCGCCGCCTTCCTGCAAGACTTGGCGAAGTTGATTGAAACTAACGCCCAATCTTTAACACTGTAA
- a CDS encoding tetratricopeptide repeat protein, with amino-acid sequence MSLELTDWDQDLPSQAEEEYQALVRTLNFTEGFGLLFVRCSPAGGEQLITKVKTDISNKNIQILRLQQAVNNLYEIIDNLENKSEINILFITGLEHSFYEYEECKSLQGWQSKDIYSYSWKGVPPILINLNQQRERLKDKFNICFVFLLPIFAIKYFIQRAPDFFDWRSGLFEFPMDSETLAQESSRVIQEGDYDRYLSLTPEERTKEILKIQELIAEDNQTPERQCVLLRKLGNLHFAGQGYKEAIASFDKALEIKYDDHQAWENRGIALGNLGRYEEAIKSFNKASTIKPNYPKAWNNRGIALFNLGRYEEAIASYDQALEFKPDYHYAWYNLGYALQTLGRYKDAIASYDQALEFKPDYHEAWYNLGIALRNLGRYEDAIASYDKALEFKPDDHLVWKNRGNTLRKSGCHEEAIASYDKALEIKPDDYEAWNNRGNALRESGHYEEAIASYDKALEIQPDDYEAWKNRRKALSKLRHNKAYQDLKEEAREEVKTEMVAKLLQRGMSVEEVAEILELDVEVIRNVAGEQSSP; translated from the coding sequence ATGTCATTAGAACTAACTGATTGGGATCAGGATTTACCATCACAAGCAGAAGAAGAATATCAAGCCTTAGTGCGTACTCTTAACTTTACAGAAGGATTTGGATTATTATTTGTGCGTTGCTCTCCGGCTGGGGGTGAGCAGTTAATTACCAAGGTAAAAACAGATATTAGTAATAAAAATATTCAAATATTGCGACTTCAGCAAGCAGTAAATAATTTATATGAAATAATTGATAATTTAGAGAATAAATCAGAAATCAATATTTTATTTATTACAGGTTTAGAGCATTCATTTTATGAATATGAAGAATGCAAAAGCTTACAGGGTTGGCAGAGTAAAGATATTTATTCATACAGTTGGAAAGGTGTACCACCTATTTTAATAAACCTGAACCAACAACGAGAACGGTTAAAGGATAAATTTAATATCTGTTTTGTGTTCTTGCTACCGATATTTGCAATTAAATATTTTATTCAACGTGCGCCAGATTTTTTTGATTGGCGTTCTGGTTTGTTTGAATTTCCTATGGATTCGGAAACATTAGCACAAGAGTCATCGCGCGTTATTCAGGAGGGAGATTATGATAGATATCTCAGTCTCACGCCAGAAGAAAGAACTAAAGAAATACTCAAAATTCAAGAATTAATTGCAGAAGACAATCAAACACCTGAACGACAATGTGTTTTACTACGTAAGCTGGGAAATTTGCATTTTGCTGGACAAGGTTACAAAGAAGCGATCGCATCTTTCGACAAAGCCTTAGAAATTAAATATGATGACCACCAAGCATGGGAAAACAGAGGGATTGCATTAGGAAATTTAGGACGCTATGAAGAAGCGATCAAATCTTTCAACAAAGCTTCAACAATTAAACCTAATTACCCCAAAGCTTGGAACAACCGGGGGATTGCGCTATTTAATTTAGGACGCTACGAAGAAGCGATCGCATCTTACGATCAAGCTTTAGAATTTAAACCTGATTACCACTATGCTTGGTACAATCTGGGGTATGCTCTACAGACATTAGGACGCTATAAAGATGCGATCGCATCTTACGATCAAGCTTTAGAATTTAAACCTGATTATCACGAAGCTTGGTACAATCTGGGGATTGCGCTCAGGAATTTAGGACGTTATGAAGATGCGATCGCCTCCTACGATAAAGCTTTAGAATTTAAACCTGACGACCACCTAGTTTGGAAAAATCGGGGGAATACGCTCAGGAAATCAGGATGTCATGAAGAAGCGATCGCCTCCTACGATAAAGCTTTAGAAATTAAACCAGATGACTACGAAGCTTGGAACAATCGAGGGAATGCGCTCAGGGAATCAGGACATTATGAAGAAGCGATCGCCTCCTACGATAAAGCTTTAGAAATTCAACCAGATGACTACGAAGCTTGGAAGAATCGGAGGAAGGCACTCAGTAAATTAAGACACAATAAAGCATATCAAGATTTAAAAGAAGAAGCTAGGGAAGAAGTTAAAACAGAAATGGTTGCCAAACTGCTGCAACGTGGAATGAGTGTAGAAGAAGTAGCTGAGATATTAGAGTTAGATGTGGAAGTTATTAGAAATGTAGCAGGTGAGCAATCGTCTCCGTAG
- a CDS encoding AAA family ATPase: protein MTSNFALLKRIYNVFDPFRPLPAGDPAYVDCSEVRGDGDILVEIGREILYSDRMTSQLYAGHRGAGKSTELLRLQKFLDDEGCFVVYFPADEEDIDPEDAQYTDILLACTRHLVEALKDSTPPTVLLNWLQERWQDLKDLALTKVSLESLSIEAQISQFAKLTANLRTEPTQRQKIREQINPHTVTLIAALNEFIQDAKKHLPEGYSQLVLIADNLDRIVPIPQEDGRSNHDQIFLDRSEQLQALDCHLLYTVPISLLYSNRAADLANTYGSTQVLPMIMVQTPDNQPYQRGINKVTEILQKRLNLIDPSLSIVDMFEERGALERLCLMSGGHVRNLLLLMKEAIKYTNSLPIPTRALLRSVSELRNTYRNTVFSNQWEALATVHYSKEIVNDSLYRDLLFNRCILEYRYLNGDGESQVWYDIHPLIKGIKEFQDTFNRLYPG from the coding sequence ATGACCTCGAATTTTGCGCTTTTAAAGCGGATATATAATGTTTTTGACCCGTTCCGCCCTCTACCAGCAGGAGATCCGGCTTATGTTGATTGTTCAGAAGTGCGGGGCGACGGCGATATATTAGTAGAAATCGGCAGAGAGATTTTATACTCAGACAGAATGACCTCGCAACTGTATGCAGGTCATCGCGGTGCGGGGAAATCTACAGAATTGCTGCGGTTACAGAAATTTTTAGATGACGAAGGTTGCTTTGTAGTTTATTTTCCCGCCGATGAAGAAGATATTGACCCAGAAGATGCTCAATATACTGATATTTTGTTAGCTTGTACCCGCCACCTAGTAGAAGCATTAAAAGATAGCACTCCCCCAACTGTTTTGTTGAATTGGTTACAAGAACGTTGGCAAGATTTAAAAGATTTAGCACTCACTAAAGTTTCTTTAGAAAGTTTAAGTATAGAAGCTCAGATTTCTCAATTTGCTAAATTAACAGCAAATTTGCGAACAGAACCAACTCAACGCCAAAAAATTCGAGAACAGATTAATCCCCATACAGTTACTTTAATTGCGGCGTTAAATGAGTTTATTCAAGATGCTAAAAAGCACTTACCTGAAGGATATTCTCAACTAGTATTAATTGCTGATAACTTAGACCGAATTGTACCCATACCGCAAGAAGATGGACGCAGCAATCACGACCAAATTTTTCTAGATCGTAGCGAACAACTCCAAGCTTTAGATTGTCATTTGCTGTACACAGTACCAATTTCTTTACTGTATTCTAATCGCGCCGCCGACCTCGCTAATACCTATGGTAGTACTCAGGTATTGCCGATGATTATGGTGCAAACGCCTGATAATCAACCATACCAACGGGGTATTAATAAAGTTACAGAAATTTTACAAAAACGCCTGAATTTGATAGACCCTAGTTTATCTATTGTCGATATGTTTGAAGAGCGAGGAGCATTAGAAAGACTATGCTTAATGAGTGGAGGTCATGTGAGAAATTTATTATTATTAATGAAGGAGGCGATTAAATACACTAACTCTCTACCCATCCCTACCAGAGCCTTACTGCGTTCTGTTAGCGAGTTGCGAAATACTTATCGCAATACAGTTTTTTCTAATCAATGGGAAGCACTGGCAACTGTGCATTATTCTAAAGAGATAGTAAATGATTCACTGTATCGAGATTTATTATTTAATCGCTGTATTTTAGAATATCGTTATTTAAATGGAGATGGAGAAAGTCAAGTTTGGTATGATATTCATCCTCTGATTAAGGGAATTAAAGAATTTCAAGATACCTTTAATCGATTGTATCCAGGATAG
- a CDS encoding YlqD family protein, producing the protein MDLSNPQLLLKRIVNVKVIVTPLWKEEVQQQLQAQINQLDQQLQQLDLEGQRAIAAIQKQSIQPPSPQTLQQIDNIQLQVNQKKSEFLEQKNQMLQNLQQVQLLELDQEVNQFQMEGFFRVEKGDNLISKMQVEIVIRDGIIEDIRGDI; encoded by the coding sequence ATGGATCTTTCCAACCCCCAACTACTTTTGAAGCGCATCGTCAATGTCAAAGTGATTGTAACTCCTTTGTGGAAAGAGGAAGTACAACAGCAATTACAAGCCCAGATCAATCAACTTGATCAGCAATTGCAGCAACTAGACCTCGAAGGACAAAGAGCGATCGCAGCCATTCAAAAGCAAAGTATCCAACCACCTAGCCCCCAAACTCTGCAACAAATCGACAACATCCAACTGCAAGTTAATCAAAAGAAAAGCGAATTCCTAGAGCAGAAAAACCAAATGCTGCAAAACCTTCAGCAAGTACAACTGCTGGAGTTAGATCAAGAAGTTAACCAATTTCAAATGGAAGGATTTTTCCGTGTCGAAAAAGGTGATAACTTAATTAGCAAAATGCAAGTTGAAATCGTCATCCGTGACGGCATTATTGAAGATATTCGCGGAGATATCTAA